The Candidatus Methylomirabilota bacterium genome contains a region encoding:
- a CDS encoding YMGG-like glycine zipper-containing protein — MKRIATPIIGLSLLAMVATGCGTATGAAVGAGSGAAVAAGTGHSPGKGALIGAGVGAAAGAIYDITKHNRK, encoded by the coding sequence ATGAAGCGCATAGCGACTCCGATCATCGGGCTTTCGCTGCTGGCGATGGTTGCGACCGGGTGCGGGACGGCGACAGGCGCCGCCGTGGGCGCCGGCTCGGGCGCTGCAGTGGCGGCGGGTACGGGTCACAGTCCTGGCAAGGGCGCACTGATCGGCGCCGGCGTCGGCGCCGCGGCGGGCGCCATCTACGACATCACCAAGCACAACCGGAAGTGA
- a CDS encoding intradiol ring-cleavage dioxygenase, whose product MEARPLSSRIRAVLAALMASACLAPAAGAQPERCPPTRADALGPFYTPNAPERATTGRGLGVAGRVLSAAGCAPLAGAKIEWWSANPRGDYDDEHRATQVADAQGRYRYETDFPGLYPGRPPHVHVRVSAPGHRVLVTQLYPKPGQRALDADFVLIRE is encoded by the coding sequence GTGGAAGCCCGGCCCCTCTCCTCGCGCATCCGCGCGGTGCTGGCGGCGCTGATGGCGTCCGCCTGCCTGGCGCCGGCAGCCGGCGCGCAACCGGAACGGTGCCCGCCGACGCGGGCCGACGCGCTCGGCCCCTTCTACACGCCGAACGCTCCCGAGCGCGCGACCACCGGGCGTGGGCTCGGCGTAGCGGGCCGGGTGCTCTCCGCCGCCGGCTGCGCACCGCTGGCCGGCGCGAAGATCGAATGGTGGTCGGCCAACCCGCGGGGCGACTACGACGACGAGCACCGCGCCACGCAGGTGGCGGATGCCCAGGGCCGCTACCGGTACGAGACCGACTTTCCCGGCCTCTACCCGGGCCGCCCGCCGCACGTGCACGTGCGCGTCAGCGCCCCCGGCCACCGCGTGCTGGTCACCCAGCTCTATCCCAAGCCCGGCCAGCGCGCGCTCGACGCCGACTTCGTCCTGATCCGCGAGTAA